AGATATTTTCTCTTGCTCCTTTAATTGATCAGCAATAAAAGATTTTTCAATAAACTTTAGATAATCTTTTTTTACTTGAAAATCAAACTCTCTATTTACATGAATTAGTTTTTCATGTGCTATTGAGTATTTATCGAACTCTTTAGTTTTTTCATATAACTCCATTTGCAAAGAATAAATTTCACTTTCAAAACCTAATTGATTTGTATTATTTTCAATTAAAATATTTTCTAAAAGTTTTTCAGCTTGTAAATAATTTTTTTCTGCAATATATAGTTCACAATAGGACAATTCTATAAAAATATCATTATTTAATATCCCATTATTTTTATTTTGATATAGAAGTTCTTCACATTGTTCTAAATATTGTTTTGCCTTTTTTAAATGATCTTGATAAATTTCAATTCGAGCAAGATTATTATAAACAAAAATTTTAACTCCATCTACAATTTTATCAGGGAGAAAAGGTATAATTTCTAAAGTTTTCTTAGAATATTCCCTTGCAGTGGAGTATTTTTTTAATTGAATATAACTAGCAGTTCTATTGGTATAAGCACCATATTTAGAAGAGGCATTTTCATATTGATCTTTCATAGGAATATTAATAGCAAGATTATATTTTTCAATAGCAGTTTCATAATCATGAAGTATAAAATGCATATTTCCAATATATTCATAAGCCTTTATTCTAATACTATTTTTTAAATTTATATCTTTTATACTTTCAGCTTCAGAAATAATTTCATAAAAAAGATAGATACTTTCAGCATAATTTTTATTCATCATCTTAAATATAGCAACATAACCTTTTAATTTTAACTTATTTGCTGGAGTTGTATTATCTGAATCCTTTATATATTTTTCAAGTAGATATATAGCTGTTTTTCTATCTTTTTTATTTGATAGGATAGTAGAGAAATTTTCCCAAATAAAGTTGATATCATTGGCTAAAATAGGATATTTATCAATACTATCTATAATATATCTGACTCTTTGAAGATCACCACTTCCACTTAATTTATAAATACAGTTATTAATAAAAAAGTTAAGATATAGCTTTAAAATAGAGTCTTTGCTATTTTTTAATTCAGCATGTCGTAACAGCTCTTTAGCTTGTAAAAAATCATTATTATAGTAACTTTTTAGTCCTCTAAAAAAATAATCTTCAGCTGAATTTTCTTGAAAATTTTTATCAATAGAAAAATCCTCTAAATTTTTAGTGATAGAGTAATTTAAAATTTTATTGTAAATAATAGAGGATTCTAACTCCTTATTATTTGACTTTTTATAGAAAATAAGAAGAATTATAAAAGTTAAAATTATTGTAAAATAAATTAAATATCTTTTTTTCATCTATTCTCCTTAAAGATACTATTTTTTCTCCAATATCTCTTTTTGATATTTTTTAGAGATACCCATCATCATTTGAATAAATTCAACATAATACTCTTTGTATTTTTCTTCTTGTATAAGAGAAGAATTTTTTTTAATAAC
This region of Fusobacterium varium genomic DNA includes:
- a CDS encoding GGDEF domain-containing protein → MKKRYLIYFTIILTFIILLIFYKKSNNKELESSIIYNKILNYSITKNLEDFSIDKNFQENSAEDYFFRGLKSYYNNDFLQAKELLRHAELKNSKDSILKLYLNFFINNCIYKLSGSGDLQRVRYIIDSIDKYPILANDINFIWENFSTILSNKKDRKTAIYLLEKYIKDSDNTTPANKLKLKGYVAIFKMMNKNYAESIYLFYEIISEAESIKDINLKNSIRIKAYEYIGNMHFILHDYETAIEKYNLAINIPMKDQYENASSKYGAYTNRTASYIQLKKYSTAREYSKKTLEIIPFLPDKIVDGVKIFVYNNLARIEIYQDHLKKAKQYLEQCEELLYQNKNNGILNNDIFIELSYCELYIAEKNYLQAEKLLENILIENNTNQLGFESEIYSLQMELYEKTKEFDKYSIAHEKLIHVNREFDFQVKKDYLKFIEKSFIADQLKEQEKISNLKIRLLIYSILIITAFIFFQITRISRLKKNNFIDQLTNVYNRKYLKKILENLDKKNSKSIEIGVLMLDIDYFKKYNDNYGHIQGDYVIKSVAEILNSSIERGDCVIRYGGEEFLIILKNRNSLDLENIYMKIFKRLEEKNIPHKFSLVSDHITLSVGGTKNTVKNSNDLSKLINDADSALYQSKNEGRNRFSLFKNHS